GTGATGTAACAAGCCGACAAGCGACAGGAGATATTAATGCATGAGACTTCCACCGATGCAAGTCTTACTCCCAAAAACTCATATATATGAGAGTTCAATTGCCTGGCTATCTTAGATTCATCAGCTATGGTTGTGGAGCTTTTGCCTTATTTGGAGAACCACAGGATCAGCTGAGATTAAGATTAGAAACAAGCGATGTTACCTAGGACTGAATTATCATCATGAACATACCTGAAACTAACAGATGCTGTGGAATAATTGGAAGGGACCAAGGAAATCTCCTTGGTTGGCCAAGGACTGAACTCAGCCAACCCGGGAAAGGAAGCATGACATCGAAATGGATGCCGAGGAAGGTGATGAAAGCCTTATCATTTCAGATACACGCCCATCTCTGTGTCGAAAGAAGACAAGGATCAGAAAACTACAACCTGCACCTGCTCTGTGTCTTATCAAGTGGGCAAAAACTATGAATCCAAACAGCTAGATAGTTTGTGTGATAATATTGAAAAATAGGAATCAGAATTCTAGATCTGAAGAGCAAAGATCAAAGTAAAATGATATGAAGATAATAGATTGAGAGAGGCCACTGGTTATCTTCTGCTATATATTTCAGATGTTTGCAGATATGAGAGCACCCATATTACTTCAGTTCATTCAAGTTTGCCAGAGGACTGATCTTTGATCTGTTCTTGATGACCTCTCTACTTGCCTTTATACACACAAGCCTCCCACATGGTTGAATTCTAGTCACATCTTTGTTCCTTCTTGTTGCAAAAGTAGCAGTAGTAAGTGTTATTGATCTCCTAGTAACTTTGTTACTGTTCCAGATTTACACTAAAGGATGACAATACAATAACAATCAAAATTTTATACATAATGATATGCTTAATTATCAAAAGcatctaaatctttatttatatttttaagagAAATCTTTTTACATATCCCCGAACTAAAATGAAGTCACCTGAGAATCAATCAAAATTTCaccaatttattctttttttctgaTCTGAAGCTACCGAGCAGCAGACAGGAAGAGAACTCGAATAGATGTGGATGCCTTCTCCAACAACATAGACGAATGATGTTTACAGCTCTCATGTGTTGCTGCTTGAGAAAACTGGCACGAGGGACTTGAAGTTTTAATGCAAACATTTTATAAACTAATAGAATAGAGCTCTAAATGTCATACAAAAGGAACATAGAAATCACTTTGATTGGTTTCGGATGGATGATGTCTAGCAATTGGCCATATTAAAATGCTAACATGGTGAAACATTAATCACAGATTCCAGCCTCCTTAATGCCGCAAATGTGATCAGCATGATGGCATGGTAGCCGTCGTAGGATCATTTGTTGGTAATTCATGGAGAACGCTTTGAACCATCGATATGCAATTATAAATATGAACTTCACCGGAGGTTTTTTAAGTTTTGGATCTGAAAAATCAATATTAAAGAAGCTTACCACATGGCAGAAATGCAAGAGCAGATTCAGAAACAAGCAATTTCATGGAAGATATTGTGATAAGTTTTACCTCCCTAGTAACTTATCAAATGGCTTGCCCTTTATCAGCGAGCTCttttattttactaactttgCCAATTTCCTTTTCCTGCAATACAAAAAAGGAAACTTACATTAGATCCTCGACCCACCAAGAAATATAGATTATACGGGAGGAATTAGGCACTCCGATAAATAATAAATTCACTCATCAAACAACAAGATAGGATGTGTTACTAGcacatcaaaatcaagaaaatccgTCGATGGTCTGACATTGATATTGAAAGATCCTCCTGGAAGATTATGAAAATTAAATTTGGGAAGAAACATGCAAAGGAAAAGGTGGTTAAGTGTCAGATGCAATCAGCGCACTATTGCCAAGAGACAATCTCAAAACTCCCAAAGTTGCACCAGGCAAAAGCTGCAAAGGATGATAAAGCATCTTTGCAAACCATATGAATTAGAGCAAATGCAGATACATTCCTGAACTCAAAGACCTGATCAAAACCACATGGGGAACCAAGACATTAACTAAAGAAAAAGGATCACTACTGTCTAGATTCAATGGACTAACAGAATGAACATGCTACATAATGCTATAAGTGCCCTATATTTGCAAGGTATAGGAGAATAACATGCCAATTTCAAAATGCTCTTATTTTCACACTAAGATAGACAAAAGCTGTATCAAATAGATGTTCTTAATCCTTATTCTTCACTAAGACATTCCACTAGAGATCTCTTTATCCTGTATTGACCTCTCCATTCAAGTTAGTGGCCTATGTACTTGTACGGTTGTGTACATATACATTTCACAACAAAATAAACTTTCCCAGCCTAATTGGCGATAAGACCAACCATATTTGCATATCAAATTGCACTTCCAACTTTGACATGCAAATCTTAATTAGTTATGAACCTTAAACACATTGTCCCTAGTTGTCAATATAATGAATGCCACCATGTCTGTCTCATCTTCTATGAAGTTCCGATAGAGCACAAAAGAGAACAATTTGACATACAAAGAACATACAATACATGACTGAGAACAGACACAGAGTTCAGGTGTCAACACaagatatttatttatgatatcatGCATCAGTCCctgccatgattcgtacgaaaaaaacttCAAAGTTAGAATTATGATTTCAACCTCATGTACACTGATCAGCAATACTGAATATATTGTCATATATGCCtagtttcttcttcaaatcctcatatACAAGGAGCAGGGGAACTGATGTAAACATAACTAAATCTCAGAGTAGCACAAGAGAATATCTAGATCACGGTCATATCAAGAATGATTCTCTAGGTTCATTACTAAAAAACCTGCACCAATTCTTAGGCCCCTTCTAACCACCCTCCCAAAATGTATTTCACCTCCTTTCTTAAGTATCAAGATGTCCCTAATTCATTCGGATGATTCTTTGCAGATCAAAGTAAATAATGTAGGCAGACAGCATTAAGGTAGAACTGCTTGTTGAGAACAGATTTGAGGAATTATGCAAACAGTCAGAGGAAGTAAAAAAAGAAGTCTCCGTATAAAATGCCAAACCAATTTTGGAGGACATTTACAGATCAAGCACATTGCTCTAGGAAGCAATTCCAATTGGTAAATCGGAACCATCCAACAGAAAAATGAATTATAAAGCAGTTGAACAGCACATTTCACGGCCAAATCAAGTAAAAGAGAGCTCAGAAACACTGAAGAAAACCAATTAACCTTTCCACTGCTCTCATAGTAATCATTCAAAGCCCACTGGTACTTCGACTGGTTCAACCCGAACCAATCCGCCAAGTATTCATCCAAACTTAAATGCGCTGCCAACAAAAACCAAACAGAATAAGGAAAGGAAAAAACCACTACAAGCCCCGCGCCCAAACAAAATTCACAAAAAGATACCATCTTGGACTTTGACGACGGCGTCCCAAAGGAACCCGAACACGGATCCTGCAGACTTGACGGCCGGCTTTTCGAACTGCTGCGGCGGAACCTGAACCGGCGGCGGGGCGGCAACGAGAGGGGGCGGCGAAAGGGAAGCCTTCACCGGGAAAGGAGCCTCCTTTCCGGGGCTGCTGGAGCTCAATGCCGGCGCAGGGCTCGCAATGCGGGATCTCGGGCCCTCAGACGGCGTCGGGGTCGACGGCGGGGTGATGAAGACAGTGAAGCTCCCAGCCTTCCCGATCaccggcggcggtggaggcgtCGGCGCTTCGGCCATATGGGAAGAGATGGATCGGTGCTAGGGCTCAGTAGAACGGGAAAGTGGTGCGAGGAGGGGCGCCTCGTGGGAACTTGTCACCGATGCGTTCCTCTTCGGCCTACTGGTTTTGATCGCAATGGCAGTGAAAAGGATCCCTTGTGCCCCCCTCCATGCATTAACCTTTCGGATCCTCTTTATACAATTGGGCTTGTAGTTGGGGAGAATAGCGGAAACGGCACTGACGTTAGGTGGCGAAGTCACGCGGGCAGCGTGGGAATGCTCGGGTGATTTTGGTTTACACTTGGGGGTCTGCCATCGGCCCAGTGGCCCCCACCGCCTCCTGAGAGGTGAGCCGTGTGTGTTCCCCACTCTTGGCCCCACCCATCTTATAGACGATGGTCGGGCGGTACCCGTTCGTGTTGAATACTTGCCGGTTTACGGCAGAGGAAGTGGTTTGAACTGATACAGGCGGAGAAGACAGCAACCCAACTCTGTCGGTCTCTGACGAAGTGCGTTTCATGCATCGGCCCCACCCCATCTTTATAGACGATTGGCTGAAGACAAGTGGGTTGCGGAAGtacctctctctcacacacacacagctGTTGTCCACTCTCCATGTAAAAAATTCACCAGACAACATGCTATCATCGAGTGGT
The DNA window shown above is from Musa acuminata AAA Group cultivar baxijiao chromosome BXJ2-4, Cavendish_Baxijiao_AAA, whole genome shotgun sequence and carries:
- the LOC135609423 gene encoding pollen-specific leucine-rich repeat extensin-like protein 3; the encoded protein is MAEAPTPPPPPVIGKAGSFTVFITPPSTPTPSEGPRSRIASPAPALSSSSPGKEAPFPVKASLSPPPLVAAPPPVQVPPQQFEKPAVKSAGSVFGFLWDAVVKVQDAHLSLDEYLADWFGLNQSKYQWALNDYYESSGKEKEIGKVSKIKELADKGQAI